A genomic segment from Janthinobacterium sp. 64 encodes:
- the coaBC gene encoding bifunctional phosphopantothenoylcysteine decarboxylase/phosphopantothenate--cysteine ligase CoaBC codes for MELSGKKIVLGLSGGVACYKAAELCRALTKSGASVQVVMTDAASHFITAVTMQALSGHPVHTSQWDARIANNMAHIDLTRHADAILIAPCSADFMRKLAHGVCDDLLSTLCLARPAHLPLLMAPAMNVEMWQNPATQRNVQQLRDDGVKLFGPAAGEQACGETGLGRMLEPEQLLTELIAAFQPKVLAGKRVLVTAGPTFEAIDPVRGITNLSSGKMGYAVARAAREAGAEVLLISGPTALDAPFGVRRIDVQSAQQMHDAVLAHVDGQHVFVAVAAVADWRVANASDQKMKKQADGSVPELQFVQNPDILATVAARTNLAGYPYCVGFAAESENLVEFGSTKREKKGIPLLVGNIGQNTFGQDDNTIILFDEEGHTVLPRASKLNLARQLISEISKRLAKNSLLK; via the coding sequence ATGGAATTGTCCGGCAAAAAAATCGTCCTGGGACTTTCGGGCGGCGTCGCCTGCTACAAGGCGGCGGAACTGTGCCGCGCCCTGACCAAGTCTGGCGCCTCGGTGCAGGTGGTGATGACGGATGCGGCCAGCCACTTCATCACGGCCGTGACGATGCAGGCCCTGTCCGGCCACCCCGTGCACACCAGCCAGTGGGATGCGCGCATCGCCAACAACATGGCGCATATCGATTTGACGCGCCATGCCGATGCCATCCTGATCGCGCCGTGTTCGGCCGACTTCATGCGTAAACTCGCGCACGGCGTGTGCGACGACCTGCTGTCGACCCTGTGCCTGGCCCGCCCGGCCCACCTGCCCCTGCTGATGGCGCCGGCCATGAACGTGGAAATGTGGCAGAACCCCGCCACGCAGCGCAATGTGCAGCAGCTGCGCGACGACGGCGTCAAGTTGTTCGGCCCGGCCGCCGGCGAACAGGCCTGCGGCGAAACGGGACTGGGACGCATGCTGGAACCGGAACAATTGCTGACGGAGCTGATCGCCGCCTTCCAGCCGAAGGTATTGGCGGGCAAGCGCGTGCTGGTCACGGCCGGCCCGACTTTTGAAGCCATCGACCCCGTGCGCGGCATCACCAATCTGTCCTCGGGCAAGATGGGCTATGCGGTGGCGCGCGCGGCGCGCGAAGCGGGCGCCGAAGTGCTGCTCATTTCCGGCCCCACGGCCCTGGACGCGCCCTTCGGCGTGCGCCGCATCGACGTGCAAAGCGCGCAGCAGATGCATGATGCGGTACTGGCCCACGTCGACGGCCAGCATGTCTTCGTCGCCGTGGCTGCCGTCGCCGACTGGAGAGTCGCCAACGCCAGCGACCAGAAGATGAAAAAGCAGGCCGACGGCTCCGTGCCCGAACTGCAGTTCGTGCAAAATCCCGACATCCTCGCCACCGTGGCGGCACGCACCAACCTGGCCGGCTATCCCTACTGCGTCGGCTTTGCCGCCGAATCGGAAAACCTGGTGGAATTCGGCTCGACCAAGCGCGAAAAAAAAGGCATTCCTCTGCTGGTCGGCAATATCGGCCAGAACACGTTTGGCCAGGACGACAACACCATCATCCTGTTCGATGAAGAAGGCCATACCGTGCTGCCGCGCGCCTCGAAACTGAACCTGGCGCGCCAGCTGATTTCGGAAATCTCGAAGCGGCTGGCAAAAAACTCGCTCCTCAAGTAA
- a CDS encoding MotA/TolQ/ExbB proton channel family protein codes for MFKNTRLSAFFAAVLLSVTATTALVAAPAFADAPASAAASAPAADAAPAPAPVAADAAAPAADAAAPAKTEEVHNPFGLSAVWDGGFVPRATLIILSIMSIGSWYIIITKLLDQMKIFKQAKEAAAKFWKAPSIAAGSATLSEGSPFRFIAESGTKATAHHDGALLEQIDLSTWVTMSIQRASDKVQSRLQDGLSFLATVGSTAPFIGLFGTVWGIYGALTAIGMTGNASIDKVAGPVGEALIMTAFGLLVAVPAVLGYNWLVRRNKTAMEDIRSFSADVHSVLISGAMSTSEAGRAAGAKKIG; via the coding sequence ATGTTTAAGAATACCCGTTTGTCCGCATTTTTTGCCGCGGTTCTGTTGTCCGTCACCGCTACTACCGCTCTGGTAGCAGCTCCGGCATTCGCTGACGCGCCAGCATCGGCTGCCGCTTCGGCTCCTGCGGCAGACGCTGCACCAGCACCAGCACCAGTTGCTGCAGATGCAGCCGCTCCAGCAGCAGACGCAGCAGCTCCAGCCAAAACCGAAGAAGTGCATAACCCGTTCGGCCTGTCCGCAGTCTGGGACGGCGGCTTCGTGCCACGCGCTACCCTGATCATCCTGTCCATCATGTCGATCGGCAGCTGGTACATCATCATCACCAAGCTGCTGGATCAAATGAAGATCTTCAAGCAAGCCAAAGAAGCCGCTGCCAAATTCTGGAAAGCTCCTTCGATCGCTGCTGGTTCGGCAACCTTGAGCGAAGGCTCGCCATTCCGCTTCATCGCTGAATCGGGCACCAAGGCAACCGCGCACCATGACGGCGCCCTGCTGGAACAAATCGATCTGTCGACCTGGGTAACGATGTCGATCCAGCGCGCTTCGGACAAAGTCCAATCGCGTCTGCAAGATGGCCTGTCGTTCCTGGCAACCGTTGGTTCGACCGCACCATTTATCGGTCTGTTCGGTACCGTCTGGGGTATTTACGGCGCGCTGACCGCTATCGGCATGACCGGTAACGCATCGATCGACAAAGTGGCAGGTCCAGTTGGTGAAGCACTGATCATGACCGCTTTCGGTCTGCTGGTCGCCGTTCCTGCCGTTCTGGGTTACAACTGGCTGGTGCGTCGTAACAAAACCGCAATGGAAGACATCCGCTCGTTCAGCGCCGACGTTCACTCGGTACTGATCTCCGGCGCCATGTCGACCAGCGAAGCTGGCCGTGCTGCCGGCGCTAAAAAGATCGGATAA
- a CDS encoding M48 family metallopeptidase — protein MPGFRHLISAPTSLRRLATPLLLASAAILAGCTTPATNVGGPFNVVPAPDAPAPTAQQKAAQEELLKMVALQDRLSKVSAPLLINNADLCKTYARNLLGFTAQNKYSYPGIYADAAQAALGYGEQMQVSGVLPGSGAARAGLRKGDGLLAAEGKPLPAGPKAEGPFAAIVGPLASKSASLNMTIARDGQQQDLKIPVTRACAFRVALGNADNINAYSDGARIMLTRGMLNAAQNDEGIAFVIAREMAHNILDHARSQRTAGTAGSIIDSLGAVQPDVSMLTGAAGIKAMPQELDVQADTLAIYLLARAGYNVDNAARFWQRLTTQVPATVANGYTALHPGTNSRMAAINRAVTDVRAKQAAKKPLKP, from the coding sequence ATGCCAGGTTTCCGCCATCTGATCTCAGCCCCGACTTCGCTGCGCCGATTGGCTACTCCCCTCCTGTTGGCCAGTGCGGCCATCCTCGCCGGCTGCACCACGCCGGCAACGAATGTCGGCGGCCCGTTCAACGTCGTGCCGGCGCCCGATGCGCCCGCGCCGACGGCGCAGCAAAAGGCGGCGCAGGAAGAGCTGCTGAAGATGGTGGCGCTGCAGGACCGCCTGTCGAAAGTCTCGGCGCCCCTGCTGATCAACAATGCGGACCTGTGCAAGACGTATGCACGCAACCTGCTGGGCTTCACGGCGCAGAACAAGTATTCCTACCCTGGCATCTATGCCGATGCGGCGCAGGCAGCCCTCGGCTATGGCGAACAGATGCAGGTCTCGGGCGTGCTGCCTGGCAGCGGCGCCGCGCGCGCCGGCTTGCGCAAGGGCGACGGCTTGCTGGCCGCCGAAGGCAAGCCGCTGCCGGCCGGCCCCAAGGCGGAAGGCCCGTTCGCCGCCATCGTCGGCCCGCTGGCCTCGAAGAGCGCCAGCCTGAACATGACCATCGCCCGCGACGGCCAGCAGCAGGATCTGAAAATTCCCGTCACGCGCGCCTGCGCCTTCCGCGTCGCCCTGGGCAATGCGGACAATATCAATGCCTATTCGGACGGCGCACGCATCATGCTCACGCGCGGCATGCTCAATGCGGCGCAAAACGACGAAGGCATCGCCTTCGTGATCGCCCGCGAAATGGCGCACAACATCCTCGATCACGCGCGCAGCCAGCGCACGGCCGGCACGGCCGGCAGCATCATCGACAGCCTGGGCGCCGTGCAGCCCGACGTATCGATGCTGACGGGCGCCGCCGGCATCAAGGCCATGCCGCAGGAACTCGACGTACAAGCCGACACCCTGGCCATCTACCTGCTGGCGCGCGCCGGCTACAACGTCGACAACGCCGCCCGCTTCTGGCAGCGCCTGACCACGCAAGTGCCGGCGACGGTCGCCAACGGCTACACGGCCCTGCATCCGGGTACCAACTCACGCATGGCGGCCATCAACCGCGCCGTCACCGACGTGCGCGCCAAGCAGGCGGCAAAGAAGCCGCTGAAACCTTAA
- the dut gene encoding dUTP diphosphatase, whose amino-acid sequence MKNIDIKILDARMQELLPAYATPGSAGLDLRACIDAPITIEAGQTVLIPTGLAIHIGDPSYAAMILPRSGMGHKNGIVLGNLVGLIDSDYQGQLMVSTWNRGQSAFTLNPMERLAQLIIVPVLQVGFNVVEEFGDSERGVGGFGSTGKH is encoded by the coding sequence ATGAAAAATATCGACATCAAGATCCTCGACGCCCGCATGCAGGAACTGCTGCCGGCCTACGCCACGCCCGGCAGCGCCGGCCTGGACCTGCGCGCCTGCATCGACGCGCCCATCACCATCGAAGCGGGCCAGACGGTGCTCATTCCCACCGGCCTGGCCATTCACATCGGCGACCCGTCGTATGCGGCCATGATCCTGCCGCGCAGCGGCATGGGCCATAAAAACGGCATCGTATTGGGGAATCTGGTAGGCTTGATCGACTCCGATTACCAGGGCCAGCTGATGGTATCGACCTGGAACCGGGGCCAGAGCGCTTTCACGCTCAACCCCATGGAACGCCTGGCGCAACTGATTATCGTGCCGGTGCTGCAAGTGGGCTTTAACGTCGTCGAGGAATTCGGCGACAGCGAACGCGGTGTTGGCGGTTTCGGCAGCACCGGCAAACATTAA
- a CDS encoding energy transducer TonB, whose translation MNFSNEKSPKNYTGITVVVLLHVLAAYGIATGLGKRLVTKMMEPVETKIIEEVKPPPPKDLPPPPPPPEMKAPPPPFIPPVEVNVQQPPPQQNVIANTTAVKPATNVLTPPSPPAQPAPTPGPAKSVRTPAVVDFSVCEKPAYPKSSQRNEETGVVTLSFLIGVDGKVADSKIVKSSGFRDLDKAAVQGISRCTFKPATVDGKPEQGWQQMQYVWSLD comes from the coding sequence ATGAATTTTTCGAACGAGAAAAGTCCCAAGAACTACACAGGCATAACCGTCGTTGTCCTGCTGCACGTTCTCGCGGCTTACGGGATCGCGACGGGCTTGGGCAAGCGGTTGGTCACCAAAATGATGGAACCGGTTGAAACCAAGATTATCGAGGAAGTCAAACCGCCTCCACCGAAGGATCTTCCACCGCCACCACCGCCGCCAGAAATGAAAGCGCCACCGCCGCCATTCATTCCGCCAGTCGAGGTGAACGTGCAGCAGCCGCCACCACAGCAGAACGTGATTGCAAATACGACTGCCGTGAAGCCAGCCACGAATGTACTGACGCCGCCATCGCCGCCTGCACAGCCTGCGCCAACTCCTGGACCAGCCAAATCGGTGCGTACACCGGCCGTGGTTGACTTCAGTGTCTGCGAAAAACCGGCTTATCCAAAGTCGTCGCAGCGCAACGAGGAAACCGGTGTGGTGACACTGTCGTTCCTGATCGGTGTAGACGGCAAGGTCGCTGATTCGAAGATCGTGAAGTCCAGCGGCTTCAGAGACCTGGACAAAGCTGCGGTGCAAGGTATCAGCCGCTGTACATTTAAGCCGGCAACAGTTGACGGCAAGCCGGAACAAGGCTGGCAGCAAATGCAATACGTTTGGTCGCTGGATTAA
- a CDS encoding bifunctional riboflavin kinase/FAD synthetase — MKVFRGLPNAQARAPCALTIGNFDGVHIGHQALLARVRGAATELGIEAAVMTFEPHPREFFAQRAGDLSKAPQRIANLRDKLQSLDDAGIDRVVVEHFSAQFAALTPQEFTQKVLVDGLHVKWLMVGDDFCYGARRAGDVAMLQEAGREYGFHVETLPTVMNGSTRISSSAVRLALAAGDFPLATQLLGHPYAISGHVIHGQKLGRTLGFPTLNLRVAHRPALSGVFIVQVHGLGPQALPAVASLGVRPTVDDSGRVLLEVHLFNFNQSCYGKLVRVEFLEKLRDEEKYDDLPTLTAAIERDSNQARAYFEQRSGAITATDRI; from the coding sequence ATGAAGGTATTCCGCGGACTTCCCAATGCCCAGGCACGAGCGCCTTGCGCTCTGACCATCGGCAATTTTGACGGTGTCCACATCGGCCATCAAGCCTTGCTGGCGCGCGTGCGCGGCGCGGCGACCGAACTCGGCATTGAAGCGGCCGTGATGACGTTCGAACCGCACCCGCGCGAATTCTTCGCGCAGCGCGCGGGCGACCTGTCGAAGGCACCGCAGCGCATCGCCAACCTGCGCGACAAGCTGCAATCGCTGGACGACGCCGGCATCGACCGAGTCGTCGTCGAGCACTTCAGCGCGCAATTTGCCGCCTTGACGCCGCAGGAATTCACGCAAAAAGTCCTCGTCGACGGCTTGCACGTGAAATGGCTGATGGTCGGCGACGATTTCTGCTATGGCGCCCGGCGCGCCGGCGACGTCGCCATGCTGCAGGAAGCGGGCCGCGAATACGGTTTTCATGTAGAAACATTGCCGACCGTCATGAATGGCAGCACGCGCATCTCCTCGTCGGCCGTGCGCCTGGCCCTGGCCGCCGGTGATTTCCCCCTGGCCACGCAGTTGCTGGGCCACCCGTACGCCATTTCCGGCCATGTGATCCACGGCCAGAAACTGGGCCGCACCCTGGGTTTCCCCACCCTGAACCTGCGCGTGGCACACCGCCCCGCCCTGTCCGGCGTCTTCATCGTGCAAGTGCACGGCCTGGGACCGCAAGCGCTGCCGGCCGTGGCCAGCCTGGGCGTGCGCCCTACCGTCGACGACAGCGGCCGCGTCTTGCTGGAAGTGCATCTGTTTAATTTCAATCAATCGTGTTACGGCAAGCTGGTACGCGTGGAGTTTTTGGAAAAGCTGCGCGACGAAGAAAAGTATGACGACTTGCCCACCCTGACGGCCGCCATCGAGCGCGACTCGAACCAGGCGCGCGCCTATTTTGAACAGCGCAGCGGCGCCATTACCGCTACCGACCGAATTTGA
- a CDS encoding ExbD/TolR family protein, whose amino-acid sequence MSMSVGSDSGDEDQVMSEINTTPLVDIMLVLLIIFLITSPVVLKLQKIDLPIETNQALQTKPENVNIVVNKDGEIYLGQTRLKDTNELFDYLKVEAVKVPQPEVHVRGDQETRYESIGRVIYTTQRAGIQKVGFITEPPDKG is encoded by the coding sequence ATGTCGATGTCCGTCGGCTCCGACAGCGGAGATGAAGATCAAGTAATGTCAGAAATCAACACGACGCCGCTCGTCGACATCATGTTGGTTTTGCTGATCATTTTCTTGATTACGAGTCCAGTTGTCCTCAAGCTGCAGAAAATCGATCTGCCGATTGAGACCAACCAAGCCCTGCAAACCAAGCCAGAAAACGTCAACATCGTTGTTAACAAGGATGGCGAGATTTACCTGGGCCAGACCAGACTGAAAGACACGAACGAATTGTTCGATTATCTTAAAGTTGAAGCAGTGAAAGTACCGCAGCCGGAAGTACACGTTCGTGGCGACCAAGAAACACGCTACGAATCGATCGGCCGGGTTATTTACACGACCCAACGTGCCGGGATCCAGAAGGTCGGCTTCATCACCGAACCACCTGACAAGGGCTGA
- the ileS gene encoding isoleucine--tRNA ligase: MSDQNKPATPKQNKKPESKYPVNMTETPFPMRGDMAKREPQWVQQWQDKKIYERVRKAAAGRPKFILHDGPPYANGDIHLGHAVNKILKDMVVKSRSLAGFDAPYVPGWDCHGMPIEIQIEKLHGKNLPTADVLEKARAYANVQVERQKKDFIRLGVLGEWDNPYLTMAHGNEADELRALGKLLEKGYVYRGLKPVNWCFDCQSALAEAEIEYENKRDPAIDVGFKFAEFDKLAKAFNLPELPTENGFVVIWTTTPWTIPSNQALNVHPELKYALVETTRDGQPLLLILAQDLVESCLARFKLEGTTIATCDGAALEGISFRHPLHASDAFYDRLSPMYLADYVTAESGTGVVHSAPAYGVDDFISCKAHGMQDDDIIKPVMGDGNYVSTLPLFGGMSIWDASKPICAALKEAGALFEVKMFDHSYMHCWRHKKPVIYRATSQWFAGMDVTPKDGGPTLRETALKGIAETEFFPDWGQARLHGMIANRPDWTLSRQRQWGVPMAFIVHKETGDLHPRTPELLEQVAKLIEKNGIEAWQSLDLKDLIGDEAAIYAKNKDTLDVWFDSGATHQTVLGGPQGHGSHSTQLQFPADLYLEGSDQHRGWFHSSLLVSSMLNGHPPYKALLTHGFTVDGEGKKMSKSLGNTLAPQKISDTLGADILRLWIASTDYTGELSISDEILKRVTEAYRRIRNTLRFLLANTSDFNPATDAVPVAEMFEIDRYALANMASLQQQIENNYARYEFHPVVSKLQTYCSEDLGGFYLDILKDRLYTSGLTSHARRSAQTALWHITQSLLRLMAPALSFTAEEAWAVFAGPEAYAASDETIFTQTWWQLPQVSDAADLLQKYTALRAVRTDVTKQLEDLRTSGAIGSSLQAELTIKAAPMKYKLLTTLGDDLKFVFITSQATVAEVADEAAEEVVVAASTAPKCERCWHYRADVGTDAAHATLCGRCVSNLFGAGEKRRFA, from the coding sequence ATGTCCGATCAAAACAAGCCAGCCACGCCCAAGCAGAACAAGAAGCCTGAAAGCAAATACCCGGTCAACATGACGGAAACCCCGTTCCCGATGCGCGGCGACATGGCCAAGCGCGAGCCGCAATGGGTACAGCAATGGCAAGACAAGAAAATTTACGAGCGCGTGCGCAAGGCCGCCGCCGGCCGTCCGAAATTCATCCTGCATGACGGTCCGCCGTACGCGAATGGCGACATCCACCTGGGCCACGCCGTCAACAAGATCCTCAAGGACATGGTCGTCAAATCGCGCTCGCTGGCCGGCTTCGACGCGCCATACGTACCGGGCTGGGATTGCCACGGCATGCCGATCGAGATCCAGATCGAAAAACTGCACGGCAAGAACCTGCCGACGGCCGACGTGCTGGAAAAGGCCCGCGCCTACGCCAACGTGCAGGTCGAGCGCCAGAAAAAAGACTTCATCCGCCTGGGCGTCCTGGGCGAGTGGGACAACCCGTATCTGACCATGGCGCACGGCAATGAAGCCGACGAATTGCGCGCGCTGGGCAAGCTGCTGGAAAAAGGCTATGTCTACCGTGGCCTGAAACCCGTCAACTGGTGTTTTGACTGCCAGTCGGCGCTGGCGGAAGCTGAAATCGAATACGAAAACAAACGCGACCCGGCCATCGATGTCGGCTTCAAGTTCGCCGAATTCGACAAGCTGGCCAAGGCTTTCAATTTGCCTGAACTGCCGACCGAAAACGGCTTCGTCGTTATCTGGACCACCACGCCTTGGACCATCCCGTCGAACCAGGCGCTGAACGTCCATCCTGAATTGAAATACGCGCTGGTCGAAACCACGCGCGACGGCCAGCCTTTGCTGCTGATCCTGGCGCAAGACCTGGTCGAATCCTGCCTGGCGCGCTTCAAGCTCGAAGGCACGACGATCGCCACCTGCGACGGCGCCGCGCTGGAAGGCATCAGCTTCCGCCATCCGCTGCACGCGTCGGACGCTTTCTACGACCGCCTCTCGCCGATGTACCTGGCCGACTACGTGACCGCCGAAAGCGGCACGGGCGTGGTGCACTCGGCGCCCGCGTATGGCGTGGACGACTTTATCTCGTGCAAGGCGCACGGCATGCAGGACGACGACATCATCAAGCCCGTCATGGGCGACGGCAATTACGTTTCGACCTTGCCCCTGTTCGGCGGCATGAGCATCTGGGACGCTTCCAAGCCGATCTGCGCCGCCCTGAAAGAAGCGGGCGCCCTGTTCGAAGTCAAGATGTTCGACCACAGCTACATGCACTGCTGGCGTCATAAAAAGCCCGTCATCTACCGCGCCACCTCGCAGTGGTTCGCCGGCATGGACGTGACGCCGAAGGACGGCGGCCCGACCCTGCGCGAAACCGCGTTGAAAGGCATCGCCGAGACCGAGTTCTTCCCGGACTGGGGCCAGGCGCGCCTGCACGGCATGATCGCCAACCGTCCCGACTGGACCCTGTCGCGCCAGCGCCAGTGGGGTGTGCCGATGGCTTTCATCGTGCACAAGGAAACGGGCGACCTGCATCCGCGCACGCCGGAACTGCTGGAGCAAGTGGCCAAGCTGATCGAAAAAAACGGCATCGAGGCATGGCAGTCGCTGGACTTGAAGGACCTGATCGGCGACGAAGCGGCCATCTACGCCAAGAACAAGGATACGCTGGACGTATGGTTCGATTCCGGCGCCACGCACCAGACGGTATTGGGCGGCCCGCAAGGCCATGGTTCGCACTCGACGCAGCTGCAATTCCCGGCCGACCTGTACCTGGAAGGCTCGGACCAGCATCGCGGCTGGTTCCATTCGTCGCTGCTCGTGTCGTCGATGCTGAACGGCCATCCGCCGTATAAAGCCTTGCTGACGCACGGCTTCACGGTCGATGGCGAAGGCAAGAAGATGTCGAAGTCGCTGGGCAACACGCTGGCGCCGCAAAAGATCTCGGACACCCTGGGCGCCGACATCCTGCGCCTGTGGATCGCCTCGACCGACTACACGGGCGAGCTGTCGATCTCCGACGAAATCCTGAAACGCGTGACGGAAGCGTACCGCCGCATCCGCAACACCTTGCGCTTCCTGCTGGCCAATACCTCGGACTTCAATCCGGCCACGGACGCCGTGCCGGTCGCCGAAATGTTCGAAATCGACCGCTATGCGCTGGCCAACATGGCGTCGCTGCAGCAGCAGATCGAAAACAACTACGCTCGCTACGAGTTCCACCCCGTCGTGTCGAAGCTGCAGACGTACTGCTCGGAAGACCTGGGCGGCTTCTACCTGGACATCCTGAAGGACCGTTTGTACACTTCCGGCTTGACGTCGCACGCACGCCGCTCGGCGCAGACGGCCCTGTGGCACATCACGCAAAGCCTGCTGCGCCTGATGGCCCCGGCCCTGTCGTTCACGGCCGAAGAAGCGTGGGCCGTCTTCGCCGGACCGGAAGCGTATGCCGCCAGCGATGAAACCATCTTCACGCAAACCTGGTGGCAGCTGCCGCAAGTGTCGGACGCGGCCGACCTGCTGCAGAAATACACGGCCCTGCGCGCCGTGCGCACGGACGTCACGAAGCAGCTGGAAGACTTGCGCACCTCGGGCGCCATCGGTTCCTCGCTGCAGGCGGAACTGACGATCAAGGCCGCGCCGATGAAATACAAGCTGTTGACGACCCTGGGCGACGACTTGAAATTCGTCTTCATCACCTCGCAGGCAACCGTGGCTGAAGTAGCAGACGAAGCGGCCGAGGAAGTGGTCGTGGCCGCGTCGACGGCGCCGAAGTGCGAGCGCTGCTGGCACTACCGTGCGGACGTGGGCACGGACGCCGCGCATGCTACCCTGTGCGGCCGCTGCGTCAGCAATCTGTTTGGCGCGGGCGAGAAACGCCGCTTCGCCTAA
- a CDS encoding ExbD/TolR family protein, translating to MSMNVGSGSAAGADPEPMMELNMTPLIDVMLVLIIMLIITIPKQNHSVNLNMPVGTPPPPTTEPVVVTIDVDFDGTILWDNQVVPDRNTLEAKLSNVAAQADQPEVHLRPNKLVEYKVVAGVMASAQRLGVTKIGLVGNEQFQ from the coding sequence ATGAGTATGAATGTCGGTTCGGGAAGCGCAGCAGGCGCGGATCCGGAACCAATGATGGAACTGAACATGACGCCCCTCATCGACGTGATGCTGGTGCTGATTATCATGTTGATCATCACGATTCCTAAGCAAAACCACTCGGTGAACCTGAACATGCCGGTCGGCACCCCGCCGCCACCGACAACCGAACCAGTGGTCGTCACGATCGATGTCGATTTTGATGGCACTATCTTGTGGGACAATCAGGTCGTACCTGATCGTAATACGCTGGAAGCCAAGCTGAGCAACGTTGCTGCGCAAGCAGACCAGCCAGAAGTGCATCTGCGTCCTAACAAGCTGGTGGAATACAAAGTCGTCGCCGGTGTGATGGCGTCGGCGCAGCGTCTGGGCGTGACCAAAATCGGTCTGGTCGGCAACGAGCAATTCCAGTAA
- the lspA gene encoding signal peptidase II, giving the protein MATKNRFSSKSSSSASLVPWLGIAAIVILFDQITKITILKTFRYAQEMVITSYFNLVLAYNKGAAFNFLSDQGGWQRYFLSAIALVAAIYIIYLLKKHAGQRMFCWALALILGGALGNAIDRLMYGHVVDFLDFHWKSWGHFPAFNIADSAICIGAALFIIDELRRVNK; this is encoded by the coding sequence ATGGCCACTAAAAACCGTTTTTCATCGAAATCGTCATCGTCGGCGTCGCTGGTGCCCTGGCTGGGCATTGCCGCCATCGTCATCCTGTTCGACCAGATCACCAAGATCACGATCCTGAAGACCTTCCGCTATGCGCAAGAGATGGTCATCACCTCGTATTTCAACCTGGTGCTCGCGTATAACAAGGGCGCCGCCTTCAACTTCCTGTCCGACCAGGGCGGCTGGCAGCGCTACTTCCTCAGCGCCATCGCCCTCGTGGCGGCCATCTACATCATTTATCTGCTGAAAAAGCACGCCGGCCAGCGCATGTTCTGCTGGGCCCTGGCGCTGATCCTGGGCGGCGCGCTGGGCAACGCCATCGACCGCCTGATGTACGGCCACGTGGTCGACTTCCTCGACTTCCACTGGAAAAGCTGGGGCCACTTCCCCGCCTTCAACATCGCCGACAGCGCCATCTGCATCGGCGCGGCCCTGTTCATCATCGATGAACTGCGCCGGGTAAACAAATAA